A region of the Ornithinimicrobium ciconiae genome:
GACGAGACGGACTACCCGATCTGCGTCGCCACCTTCCCCAGCATGGCCAGCAGCATGTTCGACGCCGAGACCGCCGGCATCATCGAGTCCATGCAGATCAACGGCGCCGACGTGACCGGCGACACCGCCATCGTCAACAAGGACCACTTCTCCGCGCTGTTCGCCGAGGGCATGGGCGACCAGGTCATCACCCTGCGGATGGTCGACGGCGAGTGGTATGTCGACATGAACGAGAGCTTCAACGCGGAGAAGTGACCTACCCCGCGAACTAACAGGCCAGTGAGCCGGACTCCCTCGGGGTCCGGCTCCTGCCATTTCATAACCTGTGACGATGCCGCCCACCTCCGACGCGACCATCTCCGAGCACCTGCGCGCCGCCGAGCGCGCGCTCGCGGGCAGTGGCGTGGTGCTCACGACGTCCGGCTCGACGGGACAGCCCAAGTCTGTCGTCCTGTCCGCGGACGCTCTCCGTGCCTCGGCGGCCGCGACCGCCGAGCGCATCGGTGGGCCCGGGCAGTGGCTGCTCACGCTGCCGACCGACCACGTCGCAGGCTGGCAGGTGGTGGTGCGTTCGGCGCTGGCTGGCACTGTTCCTGCCCGGCTCGACGGCTCGTTCACCGTCGCGGCCTTCACGGCCGCAGCAGCGACTCTCACCGGGCGGCGCCGCTATGTCTCGCTGGTTCCGACCCAGGTCGTGCGCCTGGCCGAGGACCTGGCGGGGCTGGCGACACTCGCCACGTTCGACGCCGTCCTGGTCGGGGGCGCCGCGCTCCCCACCTCCGTCAGAGAGCGCACGGAAGCCGCAGGGATCCGGGTGCACCGCACCTATGGCATGACCGAGACCTCCGGTGGCTGTGTGTATGACGGGACGCCCCTCCCCGGCGTCGGCATCCGCTTGGACGAGGGTCGGGTCCGCCTCTCCGGGTCGGTGCTCGCCACGGAGTATGCCGGGGACCCGCACCTGACCGCGGAGCGCTTCGTGACCGACGATGACGGTCGGCGTTGGTTCGTCACCGATGACGTCGGCGAGCTCGACGTCCAGGGCCGGCTGCACCTGCTCGGCCGCATGGACGACCTGATCAACACCGGCGGGTTCAAGGTCGCCCCGCGACCGGTCGAGGACGCCCTGCTGGGCCTGCCCCAGATCCGGGATGCCCTCGTGCTCGGGGTGCCCGACGCGGAGTGGGGAGAGCGGGTGGCCGCGGTGCTCGTCGCCCAGACCCCTCACGCACATACCCCTCACGCACAGCACCCCCACACCCTGGGTGGCGACGCGGAGGCGAGGGGTGCACGGCCGGGTGTGTCCGACATACGGGACCTGGTGCGGGATGTCCTGCCGGCCCACGCTCTGCCCCGTCAGGTGCTCTGGGTGGAGGAGTTGCCGCTGCTGCGCTCCGGCAAGCCGGACCGGGCGGCGCTGAGGGCAATGTGTGCAGGTGAGAGTGGCACAATGGACCCTTACCGCGGATCCGCGGACTGAACGAAAACTCGGAGGGAGACAGGTGCTCAGGGTGGCGATGGCCGTGGCCGTGCTGGCCTTCACCGTCTATTGCGTCGTCGACGTGGTCCAGACGGAGGAGGACAAGGTCCGGGGGCTGCCCAAGCTGGTGTGGCTCCTGGTCGTGCTGATCGTGCCGCTCGCCGGGGGGCTCAGCTGGCTGATCGCGGGACGCGCCCGTGGCATCCTCCAGCCCCGCCCGCAGACGCGTCCGCGGGGTCCGCGCGGCCCGGACGACGACCCCGACTTCCTCCGGGGCATCTAGGACGTGGCCTCGCTCGCTCAGTGGGTCGAGGGTGCTCGACCCCGGACCTTCCCTGCCGCCATCGCGCCTGTCGCGGTCGGCACCGGCTCGGCGCACGTGCTCGGCAGCTCCGACCTCGGACTGGCCCTGCTCGCGCTCCTGGTCTCCCTGGCCCTGCAGATCGGCGTGAACTACGCCAATGACTACTCCGACGGCGTCCGCGGCACGGATGAGGAGCGGGTCGGCCCGATCCGCCTCGTCGGGCAACGGCTGGCCGACCCGGCCAACGTCAAGCTCATGGCCTTCCTGTGGTTCGGGTTCGCGGCGCTCTGCGGCCTGGCGCTCGTCGCGCTGTCCAACACGCCCGTCCTCCTGTTGATCGGGGTCGCGGCGATCGTGGCCGCCTGGCGCTACACCGGCGGAGACAACCCCTACGGCTATCGCGGTCTCGGGGAGGTGATGGTCTTCATCTTCTTCGGGCTGGTCGCGGTGCTCGGCACCACGTGGACACAGGCCCACTCCCTGGACGCGGCGTCCTGGTCCGGCGCGGTGGGTGTTGGGTCCATCACCTGCGCGGTCCTGGTCGCCAACAACCTGCGGGACATCCCGGGCGACACCACCTCCGGCAAGCGCACCCTCGCGGTGCGGATGGGGGACCGCCGGACCCGCCAGCTGTATGTCGGGCTGCTCGCCCTCCCCCTGCTGGCCGCCGGCATCGCTGCGCTGCTGCACCTGTGGGCACTGCTCGCGCTCCTGTCCGCGCCGCTGGGCTATCTGGCCGCCCGGCCGGTCCTGCGGGGCGCGCTCGGTCGGGATCTGGTGCCGGCGATCGGGAGCACCGGGCGCTACCTGCTGGGCTACTCCGCGCTGCTGACGCTCGGGCTGGTCCTGTCAGTCTGACCTGGCCCTGCGCGCCAGAGCACGCCACGCACGTCCAATCACGCGCCCGCAGGCCCAGCCATGCTCCAGCCGCCCCCGCGTGTCGCGCACAGTGCACCAATCGTTGCGGCGTGGCGAGGGCTGGGACGCCCAGAGCGTCGCACGGTTTCCGCACACGCCACACATTCGGCTCATACCCACGGGTTGCGGCACACGCACGCCACGAGTCACGCTCGGCGGCACCGCTCAGCGGTAGTCCTGGTCCTCGACCTCTTCGTCGGTGCGCTGGTCGTCCAGCGCCTCAGCGCGCCGCGCGCGCTTCTCCTCCAGGCGTGCCTCGATCTTGCGGGCCGCCTCCTCCCGCGGTCCGGCCAGGACGAACAGCGAGGTGACCATGGAGAAGAGCGCTCCGAAGACCACGGCCCAGAGCTCGGGGACGCCGATCAGGAGTAGGACCAGCGTGACGACCAGGAACAGGCCGAGGCGGTAGATCGAGTATTTCAGCACCTGCTCACAGCCCCGAGTAGGAGTGCCAGCCGACGAAGAAGACGTTGACGACGGCGTAGTTGATGATGATGGAGACGAAGCCGGCGACGGCGAGCCAGGTGGCCTTGCGGGCGGCCCAGCCAGAGGTCGCCCGGGCGTGCAGGTAGGCGGCGTAGACCACCCAGATCACGAAAGTCCACACCTCCTTGGGGTCCCAGCCCCAGTAGCGGCCCCAGGCCTGCTCGGCCCAGATCGCCCCGGCGATGAGCGTGAAGGTCCACAGCGGGAAGGCCACGATGTGGATGCCGTAGGTGATCCGCTCGAGGGCCTTGCTCTCCGGCAACGCCGCGAGCCACCCGGTGACCGGGCCGCGCTGCTCTGCGCGGTCCTTGGCCAGATAGAGCAGCGCCACGGCGCAGCCGATCGTGAACAGCGCCACGGACAGCGTCGCGATCGTGACGTGGATGATCAACCAGATCGAGTTCAGCGACGGCATCAGCTTGGACGCCTCGGTGTGCCACGACACCATGGCCAGGCCCAGGGTCACCAGGACCGGCAGCGTGACGAACAGGCCGAGCCAGAGCCGGTCCTTGCGCAGGCTCCACAGGGAGTAGACGACCAGCGTGAACATGCAGGCGACCAGGGCAAACTCATACATATTGCCCAGCGGGGCGCGGCCCACGGACAGGCTGCGCATGACGACGGCCGCCACGAGGGCGAAGGTCGCCAGCCAGGTCACCTGCAGACCGATGATGCCCCAGCGACGGGTCGGGGCCGGCGCGTCGGTCTCCGGCGGGGCCAGGACGTCCACACCACCGCCAGACTCGCCACCCTCGGATTCGCCACCCTCGGATTCGCCACGGCCGGACTCGCCAGCTGCGGCCCCGGCGGACTGCGCGTCCACGCCTGACGGACGCACGCCCTCCGACGCGCGCTCGCGGCCGGATCCGGTCACGGCGAGGTGAGCCGCGAAGGCGAGCATCGCCACAGCCAGTGCCACCATCGCCGCCCAGACCGCGATGTCGGCATTGCGCGCCAGTTCCTGGTCGATCATGCGTCGTCCTTCACTCGTGCCGTGATCTCCTCGACGAGGGAGTCGAGATAGTCCTGCAGGTTGGGGTCCGAGCCCTTCGCCAGACCCGCGACCACCAACCCAGTATGCCGCTCGCCGCCCTCCGCGCCGTCCTCACCCGGGGGCTGCACCCGGACGAACACCCGGCGCCGTTTCACGGTCAGCATCGCGATCAGCGCACCGAGCAGGACGATGGAGCTGATCAGCACCGGCACTCGGCCCGGGTCGTGCCGCACCACCAGCCCGCCCCACCGAACGACATCGTCAAAAATCACGGTGCCCCGGTCGCCAGGCAGCTCGATCGTCTCGCCCGGCCGGAGCAGGATCCGGGAGACATCACCGTCGCCGGTCTCGATCTGCTCCATCTGTGCGGTGTCCAGCGTGTAGACCGACTGGGGGCGGCCACCCGGAAAGAGCGTCCCCTCATAGACGCCCAGCGCGAGGACCGGGTCCATCAGATCCGGGAACGTCGAGGTGGGGCCAAGTGCTTCGACGAATCCGCCGAAGGTCGGCAGGAAGGCACCGTAGAACCCCAGTTGCGGATCGGCTGCCGGGACCTTGGTCGCGCCGGTAGACGTGTAGTTGTCGTCCTGGGGCAGGAAGGGTGAGACGAAGGTGCCCAAGGAGTTGCCGCCACCATCGGTCACCGTGATGACCGGGGCATAGCCGTTGCCGAGCAGGAAGACCGAGGTCGTGCCGAAATGCAACGGGTTGTTCACCCCGAAGGTCTGCTGCACCTCTGCGGCACCAGGCTCATCCGTGGTGGTCACTGCCGCCTCGAAGAGTCGCGGCGCCCCGAACTGCGATCCGCCGGCCTCGGTCTCGAAGCGCACATCGAGCCGGTCCATGCGCAGCGAGAACGGCTGGATGGAGTTCTCGTCCACCCACGGTCCGGCCTCCAGGGTGTCGAACCGGGCCGCCTGGGCGGTGAAGGTCTCCCCCTCAGCCAGGATGATCTCGCCCCGCCACCCCCACAGGTGACCGACCGCGACAGAGACGATGACAGCCAGCAGCGAGATGTGAAAGATGAGGTTGCCGGTCTCGCGCAGGTAGCCGCCCTCGGCGCCGATGTCGTGCTCACGGCCCGCCTCGACCGGACGAATCCGCAGGCGCCGGCGGCGGAGTGTCGCGCGGGCCGCGTCGAGGACCACCTCGGGGTCGGCCGCCAACTGGGTGGTGGTGTGCGCCTCGAGGCGGCTCAGGTTGCGCGGCGCCCGCGGCGGCTGGGCGCGCATCGTCCTCCAGTGCTGGCCAGCCCGCGGCACGATGCAACCGATCAGGGAAACCATCAGCAGCAGATAGATCGCGGCAAACCACGGTGAGGAGTAGACATCGAACAGGCTGAACCGATCCAGCCACTCCCCAGCCGTGGGGTTGTCCCGGATGTATTCGTTGACGCGGGCCGGGTCCACGCTGCGCTGCGGCCAGATCGAGCCGGGGACGGCCGCGACGGCCAGCAGCATCAGCAGCATCAGCGCGGTGCGCATGCTGGTCAGTTGCCGCCACATCCAGCGCAGCCAGCCGACCAGCCCGAGCCTGGGCTGAGTGACCGGCTCCCGGAAGGGTGTCTTGTGTGTCTGCGTCATCACAGCACCGTCCGGAATCCGTCGACCAGGCGAGTCTGGATCCACGTGGTCACGCCGTCCCAGACGCCGGTCACCATCAGCAGGCCGAGCAGGATCAGGGTCGCGCCGCCGATCGCCGACACGATGCGGTGCCGGTCCCGCAGCCACCGGGAGAGTCGGCTCACCCAGCCCAGGCCCGCGGCCACCAGCAGGAAGGGCAGACCAAGCCCGATGCAATAGGCAATCGCGAGGACCGTCCCGCGAGCCACAGTGGCCTCATCAGGAGACATCGACGCGCCGAGAGTCTGGATGGCTGCCAGCGCCGGTCCGGTGCAGGCGGTGAACCCCAGGCCGAAGACCACACCGAGCAGAGGTGCTCCAGCGATCCCCGCGGCCGGACGCCAGCGCGGCCCGAAGCTGGCACCGGGGTTCAACAGCATGATCAGACCGAGCGCGATAACCACCGCCCCACCGATGCGCAGCAACAGATCCTGGTGCTCCACCAGGGTCAGCGCCAGGCCCGAGACGACGACGCTCATCGTGATGAACACCGCGCTGAAGCCAGCGATGAACAGGGCGGTCCCCGCGAGCAACCGACCCCGGCCACCGTCCTCGGTGGCCTCAGTGGTCATCCCGCCGAGATAGCCGAGGAAACCGGGCACGAGCGGCAGCACGCACGGGGAGGCGAAGCTGACCAGGCCGGCGAGCGCGGCAACGGCGAGCGCCGCGAGCAGTGGTCCGCTGAAGACGAGCTCACTCACGCGAGTGCCATGGGGTCGCCGGGCTCGTGGGATCGACGGTCACTGCTCGAGCACATCCTCGACCAGGCCCTGCAGGGTCGCGTCGTCAACCTGTCCGGCGACCCGGGCAGCCAGCCTGCCCTCCTGGTCCAGCACCAGCGTGGTGGGCCGCGGGTTGGCCATC
Encoded here:
- a CDS encoding AMP-binding protein, encoding MPPTSDATISEHLRAAERALAGSGVVLTTSGSTGQPKSVVLSADALRASAAATAERIGGPGQWLLTLPTDHVAGWQVVVRSALAGTVPARLDGSFTVAAFTAAAATLTGRRRYVSLVPTQVVRLAEDLAGLATLATFDAVLVGGAALPTSVRERTEAAGIRVHRTYGMTETSGGCVYDGTPLPGVGIRLDEGRVRLSGSVLATEYAGDPHLTAERFVTDDDGRRWFVTDDVGELDVQGRLHLLGRMDDLINTGGFKVAPRPVEDALLGLPQIRDALVLGVPDAEWGERVAAVLVAQTPHAHTPHAQHPHTLGGDAEARGARPGVSDIRDLVRDVLPAHALPRQVLWVEELPLLRSGKPDRAALRAMCAGESGTMDPYRGSAD
- a CDS encoding PLDc N-terminal domain-containing protein → MAVAVLAFTVYCVVDVVQTEEDKVRGLPKLVWLLVVLIVPLAGGLSWLIAGRARGILQPRPQTRPRGPRGPDDDPDFLRGI
- a CDS encoding 1,4-dihydroxy-2-naphthoate polyprenyltransferase, encoding MASLAQWVEGARPRTFPAAIAPVAVGTGSAHVLGSSDLGLALLALLVSLALQIGVNYANDYSDGVRGTDEERVGPIRLVGQRLADPANVKLMAFLWFGFAALCGLALVALSNTPVLLLIGVAAIVAAWRYTGGDNPYGYRGLGEVMVFIFFGLVAVLGTTWTQAHSLDAASWSGAVGVGSITCAVLVANNLRDIPGDTTSGKRTLAVRMGDRRTRQLYVGLLALPLLAAGIAALLHLWALLALLSAPLGYLAARPVLRGALGRDLVPAIGSTGRYLLGYSALLTLGLVLSV
- a CDS encoding DUF4229 domain-containing protein codes for the protein MLKYSIYRLGLFLVVTLVLLLIGVPELWAVVFGALFSMVTSLFVLAGPREEAARKIEARLEEKRARRAEALDDQRTDEEVEDQDYR
- the ccsB gene encoding c-type cytochrome biogenesis protein CcsB → MIDQELARNADIAVWAAMVALAVAMLAFAAHLAVTGSGRERASEGVRPSGVDAQSAGAAAGESGRGESEGGESEGGESGGGVDVLAPPETDAPAPTRRWGIIGLQVTWLATFALVAAVVMRSLSVGRAPLGNMYEFALVACMFTLVVYSLWSLRKDRLWLGLFVTLPVLVTLGLAMVSWHTEASKLMPSLNSIWLIIHVTIATLSVALFTIGCAVALLYLAKDRAEQRGPVTGWLAALPESKALERITYGIHIVAFPLWTFTLIAGAIWAEQAWGRYWGWDPKEVWTFVIWVVYAAYLHARATSGWAARKATWLAVAGFVSIIINYAVVNVFFVGWHSYSGL
- the resB gene encoding cytochrome c biogenesis protein ResB gives rise to the protein MTQTHKTPFREPVTQPRLGLVGWLRWMWRQLTSMRTALMLLMLLAVAAVPGSIWPQRSVDPARVNEYIRDNPTAGEWLDRFSLFDVYSSPWFAAIYLLLMVSLIGCIVPRAGQHWRTMRAQPPRAPRNLSRLEAHTTTQLAADPEVVLDAARATLRRRRLRIRPVEAGREHDIGAEGGYLRETGNLIFHISLLAVIVSVAVGHLWGWRGEIILAEGETFTAQAARFDTLEAGPWVDENSIQPFSLRMDRLDVRFETEAGGSQFGAPRLFEAAVTTTDEPGAAEVQQTFGVNNPLHFGTTSVFLLGNGYAPVITVTDGGGNSLGTFVSPFLPQDDNYTSTGATKVPAADPQLGFYGAFLPTFGGFVEALGPTSTFPDLMDPVLALGVYEGTLFPGGRPQSVYTLDTAQMEQIETGDGDVSRILLRPGETIELPGDRGTVIFDDVVRWGGLVVRHDPGRVPVLISSIVLLGALIAMLTVKRRRVFVRVQPPGEDGAEGGERHTGLVVAGLAKGSDPNLQDYLDSLVEEITARVKDDA
- a CDS encoding cytochrome c biogenesis CcdA family protein; protein product: MSELVFSGPLLAALAVAALAGLVSFASPCVLPLVPGFLGYLGGMTTEATEDGGRGRLLAGTALFIAGFSAVFITMSVVVSGLALTLVEHQDLLLRIGGAVVIALGLIMLLNPGASFGPRWRPAAGIAGAPLLGVVFGLGFTACTGPALAAIQTLGASMSPDEATVARGTVLAIAYCIGLGLPFLLVAAGLGWVSRLSRWLRDRHRIVSAIGGATLILLGLLMVTGVWDGVTTWIQTRLVDGFRTVL